The following are encoded in a window of Kitasatospora fiedleri genomic DNA:
- the xseA gene encoding exodeoxyribonuclease VII large subunit gives MANTSSPEAPLPVGKVSALIGGWVDRLGEVWVEGQIAQLNRRPGAGMVFLTLRDPDRDVSLTVTCFRQVFEQVADAVQEGARVIVRAKPEWYTARGTLSLRASELRLVGLGELLARLEQLKRRLFAEGLFEDARKRPLPFLPGCVGLVTGRGSAAERDVLENARRRWPAVRFEVRNVLVQGPQAVGQVCAAVRELDALPEVEVIVVARGGGSVEDLLPFSDEELVRTVAAARTPVVSAIGHEPDRPLLDFVADFRASTPTDAAKRVVPDVGEELAKVRQLRDRARRHVLNRVERESAGLAAVRSRPVLAAPAEAVAARGAEVDALVERARRVLGHRLDHAQTDLGHALARVVALSPLATLERGYAVLQRADGTVLTDPGQAATGEALRARVAGGAFEVRVAGAEEAGAEEAGAGPDGEAGEETAGAAG, from the coding sequence ATGGCCAACACGAGCAGTCCTGAAGCGCCCCTGCCGGTGGGCAAGGTCTCGGCGTTGATCGGCGGATGGGTCGACCGGCTGGGCGAGGTCTGGGTGGAGGGACAGATCGCGCAGCTGAACCGGCGGCCGGGGGCGGGCATGGTGTTCCTGACCCTGCGCGACCCGGACCGGGACGTCTCCCTGACGGTGACCTGCTTCCGGCAGGTGTTCGAGCAGGTCGCGGACGCCGTGCAGGAGGGCGCCCGGGTGATCGTCCGGGCGAAGCCGGAGTGGTACACGGCGCGCGGCACGCTCTCGCTCCGGGCCTCCGAGCTGCGGCTGGTCGGCCTGGGTGAACTGCTGGCCCGGCTGGAGCAGTTGAAGCGGCGACTGTTCGCCGAGGGCCTGTTCGAGGACGCCCGGAAGCGGCCGCTGCCGTTCCTGCCGGGCTGCGTGGGCCTGGTCACCGGCCGGGGTTCGGCGGCCGAGCGGGACGTGCTGGAGAACGCCCGGCGGCGCTGGCCGGCGGTGCGCTTCGAGGTGCGCAACGTGCTGGTGCAGGGGCCGCAGGCGGTGGGCCAGGTGTGCGCGGCGGTGCGGGAGTTGGACGCGCTGCCGGAGGTCGAGGTGATCGTGGTGGCCCGCGGCGGCGGCAGCGTGGAGGACCTGCTGCCGTTCTCCGACGAGGAGCTGGTGCGGACGGTGGCGGCGGCCCGGACGCCGGTGGTGAGCGCGATCGGGCACGAGCCGGACCGGCCGCTGCTGGACTTCGTCGCGGACTTCCGGGCCTCCACGCCGACCGACGCGGCGAAGCGGGTGGTGCCGGACGTGGGCGAGGAGCTGGCGAAGGTGCGGCAGTTGCGGGACCGGGCGCGGCGGCACGTGCTGAACCGGGTGGAGCGGGAGTCCGCGGGGCTGGCCGCGGTGCGCAGCCGCCCGGTGCTGGCGGCGCCGGCCGAGGCGGTGGCGGCCCGCGGGGCGGAGGTGGACGCGCTGGTGGAGCGGGCCCGGCGGGTGCTGGGGCACCGGCTGGACCATGCCCAGACCGACCTGGGGCACGCCCTGGCCCGGGTGGTGGCGCTGTCGCCGCTGGCCACCCTGGAGCGCGGGTACGCGGTGCTGCAGCGGGCGGACGGCACGGTGCTGACCGATCCCGGGCAGGCCGCGACCGGCGAGGCGCTGCGGGCCCGGGTGGCGGGCGGCGCGTTCGAGGTGCGGGTGGCCGGGGCTGAGGAGGCCGGGGCCGAGGAGGCCGGGGCCGGGCCGGACGGGGAAGCCGGGGAGGAGACCGCCGGGGCGGCGGGCTGA
- the ppgK gene encoding polyphosphate--glucose phosphotransferase yields the protein MTTFFGVDIGGSGIKGAPVDLDKGVLAQERHKVLTPHPSGPDEVIGAVCEVVRHFDHRGPVGLTFPGVVVDGRTMTAANVDKGWIGLDAAHRFSEALGLPATVVNDADAAGIAEVTHGAGRGRKGVVLLLTFGTGIGSALFSDGVLVPNTELGHLELRGKDAERRASSAAKERHDLSWSEWAGRVDEYLDLVEMLFSPQLVVIGGGVSRKHEKFLPLLKDRRAEVVPAELRNDAGIVGAAMAASLRPTVPAPEPPVG from the coding sequence GTGACGACGTTCTTCGGCGTGGACATCGGCGGCTCGGGCATCAAGGGCGCACCGGTCGACCTGGACAAGGGCGTGCTCGCCCAGGAGCGGCACAAGGTGCTCACCCCGCACCCGTCCGGCCCGGACGAGGTGATCGGCGCGGTCTGCGAGGTGGTCCGGCACTTCGACCACCGGGGGCCGGTCGGCCTGACCTTCCCCGGCGTGGTCGTCGACGGGCGCACCATGACCGCGGCCAACGTCGACAAGGGCTGGATCGGCCTGGACGCCGCCCACCGGTTCAGCGAGGCGCTCGGCCTGCCCGCCACCGTCGTCAACGACGCCGACGCGGCCGGGATCGCCGAGGTCACCCACGGCGCCGGGCGCGGCCGCAAGGGCGTCGTCCTGCTGCTCACCTTCGGCACCGGCATCGGCAGCGCCCTGTTCTCCGACGGCGTGCTCGTCCCCAACACCGAACTCGGCCACCTCGAACTGCGCGGCAAGGACGCCGAACGGCGCGCCTCCTCCGCGGCCAAGGAGCGCCACGACCTCAGCTGGTCCGAGTGGGCCGGGCGGGTCGACGAGTACCTCGACCTGGTCGAGATGCTGTTCTCCCCACAGCTGGTCGTCATCGGCGGCGGCGTCAGCCGCAAGCACGAGAAGTTCCTGCCGCTGCTCAAGGACCGCCGCGCCGAGGTCGTCCCGGCCGAACTGCGCAACGACGCGGGCATCGTCGGCGCGGCCATGGCGGCGAGCCTGCGGCCCACCGTGCCCGCGCCCGAACCCCCGGTCGGCTGA
- a CDS encoding 4-hydroxy-3-methylbut-2-enyl diphosphate reductase, with protein sequence MSTSAQRRVLLAAPRGYCAGVDRAVIAVEKALEQYGAPIYVRKQIVHNKYVVQTLEKQGAIFVDETEEVPEGSIVVFSAHGVAPSVHDEAETGRLATIDATCPLVTKVHKEARRFADEDYDILLIGHEGHEEVVGTMGEAPERIHLVDGAEDVANVQVRDESKLVWLSQTTLSVDETMETVGALKQRFPLLVSPPSDDICYATQNRQVAVKQLAPEADLLIVVGSRNSSNSVRLVEVGLEYGARAAHLVDFAEEIDPAWLEGVTTVGLTSGASVPEILVDGVLRLLAEHGFEDVQVVKTAEEHLTFSLPKELRRDLRAEAAGKL encoded by the coding sequence ATGTCCACCAGTGCTCAGCGCCGTGTCCTGCTCGCCGCCCCCCGTGGCTACTGCGCGGGTGTCGACCGCGCCGTGATCGCCGTGGAGAAGGCCCTGGAGCAGTACGGGGCGCCCATCTACGTCCGCAAGCAGATCGTCCACAACAAGTACGTCGTGCAGACCCTGGAGAAGCAGGGCGCGATCTTCGTCGACGAGACGGAGGAGGTGCCCGAGGGCTCGATCGTGGTCTTCTCGGCCCACGGCGTGGCCCCGTCCGTGCACGACGAGGCCGAGACCGGCCGGCTCGCCACCATCGACGCGACCTGCCCGCTGGTCACCAAGGTGCACAAGGAGGCCCGCCGCTTCGCCGACGAGGACTACGACATCCTGCTGATCGGCCACGAGGGGCACGAGGAGGTCGTCGGCACCATGGGCGAGGCCCCCGAGCGCATCCACCTGGTGGACGGCGCCGAGGACGTCGCCAACGTGCAGGTCCGCGACGAGTCCAAGCTGGTCTGGCTCTCCCAGACCACCCTCTCCGTGGACGAGACCATGGAGACCGTCGGCGCCCTCAAGCAGCGCTTCCCGCTGCTGGTCTCCCCGCCCAGCGACGACATCTGCTACGCCACCCAGAACCGCCAGGTCGCGGTCAAGCAGCTCGCCCCCGAGGCCGACCTGCTGATCGTGGTCGGCTCCAGGAACTCCTCCAACTCGGTCCGGCTGGTCGAGGTCGGCCTGGAGTACGGCGCCAGGGCCGCCCACCTGGTCGACTTCGCCGAGGAGATCGACCCGGCCTGGCTGGAGGGCGTCACCACGGTCGGCCTGACCAGCGGCGCCTCGGTGCCGGAGATCCTGGTCGACGGCGTGCTCCGGCTCCTCGCCGAGCACGGCTTCGAGGACGTCCAGGTGGTCAAGACCGCCGAGGAGCACCTCACCTTCTCGCTCCCCAAGGAGCTCCGCCGCGACCTGCGCGCCGAGGCCGCCGGCAAGCTCTGA
- a CDS encoding DUF6542 domain-containing protein: MQRAAQRLLAARRRRGGSGRPARLTAVGTGVAAVAGTLVSAGVDRLLFGGLGVLFGLGYLAVCFQLAVRVRYSDLPAAPICGPIAFAAALVLLQPGPAQGVTGEVVALAGGLALRAGWLFAGTALAAAIVTARHVAQRRRHRVR, from the coding sequence GTGCAGCGCGCGGCGCAGCGGCTGCTGGCGGCCCGGCGGCGGCGCGGCGGGAGCGGGCGGCCGGCCCGGCTGACCGCGGTGGGCACCGGGGTCGCGGCGGTGGCCGGGACGCTGGTGTCGGCGGGGGTGGACCGGCTGCTGTTCGGCGGGCTCGGGGTGCTGTTCGGGCTCGGCTATCTGGCGGTGTGCTTCCAGCTGGCCGTGCGGGTGCGGTACTCGGACCTGCCGGCGGCGCCGATCTGCGGGCCGATCGCCTTCGCGGCGGCGCTGGTGCTGTTGCAGCCGGGCCCCGCCCAGGGCGTGACCGGCGAGGTGGTGGCGCTGGCCGGCGGGCTGGCGCTGCGGGCGGGCTGGCTGTTCGCCGGCACCGCCCTGGCCGCCGCGATCGTCACCGCGCGTCACGTGGCCCAGCGCCGGCGGCACCGGGTCCGCTGA
- a CDS encoding APC family permease produces the protein MARVSTQASTAGLRRTLGVRDLMVYGLLFIAPMAPVGVFGVLDAKSHGAVAAVYLVATVAMGFTALSYAEMVRAVPRAGSVFAYARAGLGEGPGFVAGWMAMLDYLLIPAVAYLFSGIALNSLVPDVSRWVWTVLAVLVTTALNLTGVRTAAVVGFAVLAMEVVVLAVFVVAAVVVLARDGAARDWGSPFGGVGGFSLTAVLSAVSVAVLSYLGFDAIASFVEEAVGASAAVARAVLWCLALAGLLFVTQTYLAALLEPTAPQQLAADPEAQGSAFYDTVESAVGHWLHVLIAVSKAIGAAFAALAGQAAAGRLVFAMGREGRLPRLLGVVDERTAVPRRALLTAAVITLVAAVWAARRDDGLDQLTSVVNVGALTAFVLLHASVVGWYVVRGGSRDWLRHGVVPVLGVAVLVAVLVEAAHTAQVVGAVWLAVGLVVLVAQRGRNRARGSGTRP, from the coding sequence ATGGCCAGGGTGAGCACACAGGCGAGCACGGCTGGGCTGCGGCGCACCCTCGGGGTGCGGGATCTGATGGTGTACGGGCTGCTGTTCATCGCCCCGATGGCGCCGGTCGGCGTGTTCGGCGTGCTGGACGCGAAGAGCCACGGCGCGGTGGCGGCGGTGTACCTGGTGGCGACGGTGGCGATGGGGTTCACCGCGCTGTCGTACGCCGAGATGGTGCGGGCGGTGCCGCGGGCCGGCTCGGTGTTCGCGTACGCCCGGGCCGGGTTGGGCGAGGGGCCGGGGTTCGTCGCCGGGTGGATGGCGATGCTCGACTACCTGCTGATCCCGGCGGTGGCGTACCTGTTCTCCGGGATCGCGCTCAACTCGCTGGTGCCGGACGTCTCGCGCTGGGTGTGGACGGTGCTGGCGGTGCTGGTCACCACGGCGCTCAACCTGACCGGGGTGCGGACGGCGGCGGTGGTCGGGTTCGCGGTGCTGGCGATGGAGGTCGTGGTGCTGGCGGTCTTCGTGGTCGCGGCGGTGGTGGTGCTGGCCCGGGACGGGGCGGCGCGCGACTGGGGGTCCCCGTTCGGGGGAGTCGGCGGGTTCTCGTTGACGGCGGTGCTGTCGGCGGTGTCGGTGGCGGTGCTCTCCTACCTGGGCTTCGACGCGATCGCCTCGTTCGTCGAGGAGGCGGTCGGCGCGTCGGCGGCGGTGGCCCGGGCGGTGCTGTGGTGCCTGGCGCTGGCCGGGCTGCTGTTCGTGACGCAGACCTACCTGGCGGCGCTGCTGGAGCCGACGGCGCCGCAGCAGCTGGCGGCCGACCCGGAGGCGCAGGGCTCGGCGTTCTACGACACCGTGGAGTCCGCGGTCGGGCACTGGCTGCACGTGCTGATCGCGGTGTCCAAGGCGATCGGGGCGGCGTTCGCGGCGCTGGCCGGGCAGGCGGCGGCCGGGCGGCTGGTGTTCGCGATGGGGCGGGAGGGGCGGCTGCCGCGCCTGCTGGGCGTGGTGGACGAGCGGACGGCGGTGCCCCGGCGGGCGCTGCTGACCGCGGCCGTGATCACGCTGGTGGCGGCGGTCTGGGCGGCCCGCCGGGACGACGGGCTGGACCAGCTGACCTCGGTGGTGAACGTCGGCGCGCTGACCGCGTTCGTGCTGCTGCACGCCTCGGTGGTGGGCTGGTACGTGGTGCGCGGGGGCTCGCGGGACTGGCTGCGGCACGGGGTGGTGCCGGTGCTGGGGGTCGCGGTGCTGGTGGCGGTGCTGGTGGAGGCCGCGCACACCGCGCAGGTGGTGGGGGCGGTGTGGCTGGCGGTGGGGCTGGTGGTGCTGGTCGCCCAGCGCGGGCGGAACCGGGCGCGCGGGAGCGGGACGCGCCCCTGA